The region CTTTTAAAATAGAAAAAATTTTCAATCTGTCTCGTATAGTTTCCGAACGGATTAAATTTATTCGTGAGGGAATCAATCCTCCATGAATTAGAGTATCTAAAGAGATAATCAGACTATCTCCTGTTTTGACATTTTCTAAAAGCCAATTTTCTAAAGCATCAGTATCAGCAGGCACTTTTTTAGAACCTAATAGTTCTCTGGGGGGAGTTAATATGTCTAACCCGGCAATTTTTGTGAACATTAAAAAGTATTCTCTGGTGCAAAATCTTTCATCTAATGGCAAATAAACTATCCTCATATATCTAACTCTCCTTTATAAGATATTCTGGATTTTGTATTAATTTTTTGTACAACCATTCAATCATCGGCATTGATTTTATTAATCTAATCACCGAATTACCACACCTTGTTTGAGTTAATATATGTAAATTTTCAAGAGGCTCTTCTATTTTTTGAAAGTATCTTGGTGTTCCCCATCTATGAAGATATAGTTTTCTTTTTAGTATATTTCCACTATGATCTATAATAGTGCACTCTGCCTTTTCTTTCTGTAAATGATAAGACACATTTGCTAGTTCTTCAGCTGAATGAATAGTCGTGTTAGAATCCATTGTTACCCCTAGCAACAAAATGTAGCCTCCAATTTCAGCTATTTTTATGTAGGGTGAATCTTTTCCACAAGGCGTCAATGAATCTTCATGACCTTTAATCAAATAATCTACTAAAGGACCTATCCCTGCAACAGAATGAGTAGGATGCAAACTTCTTTTAGCATCAGGTAATTTCATAAACTCAGAAGGAATTCTACCAGTCCAACAAGGAGATTTTTTCACATCAAAAACTGGAGGATTAGTTGGACCATCACTTGGTTTACCTGT is a window of Defluviitoga tunisiensis DNA encoding:
- a CDS encoding aminoglycoside N(3)-acetyltransferase; this translates as MKINILDLLNTFESIGIRKGDTLLVHSSLSSFGYVEGGTQTVIEALLASVGISGNVFVPTLTGKPSDGPTNPPVFDVKKSPCWTGRIPSEFMKLPDAKRSLHPTHSVAGIGPLVDYLIKGHEDSLTPCGKDSPYIKIAEIGGYILLLGVTMDSNTTIHSAEELANVSYHLQKEKAECTIIDHSGNILKRKLYLHRWGTPRYFQKIEEPLENLHILTQTRCGNSVIRLIKSMPMIEWLYKKLIQNPEYLIKES